In Pedobacter sp. WC2423, the following are encoded in one genomic region:
- a CDS encoding efflux RND transporter periplasmic adaptor subunit, translated as MKTTLIYSCLSACLILSSCGNSKNPQQKEHIQEFPVLSLTPQKADLFAEYPTTLQGEQTVEIRSKVDGYIEQVYVAEGTIVSKGQPLFKIDANSFQQEMNNKNAAVLAAAANLETASIQTQRTTILVEKKIVNSFELTSAKNAEQVKKAEFNQAKADLSAAKSKLAYTNIVSPINGVVGSLPYKIGSLVSSTSETALTTIANTKQIYAYFSLSQQQLGAFLKQYDGQKVNEKFKHMPQVSLLMQDGEMYGTKGKIETLSGVLNASTGAANFKAVFPNPEGKLWSGASAAIRIPTQLNNAIMIPKSATFELQGKYFVFKVDQKNIVHHTAIDIMEAVTDKNYVVTKGLTAGDQIVTEGLGNLKDGMKIKTNPSTPK; from the coding sequence ATGAAAACAACGCTAATTTACTCCTGCCTTTCAGCCTGCCTGATTTTATCTTCCTGTGGAAATTCTAAAAACCCGCAGCAAAAGGAGCATATACAAGAATTCCCCGTTTTATCTCTTACACCGCAAAAGGCCGATCTTTTTGCAGAATATCCGACTACCCTGCAAGGAGAACAAACCGTAGAAATCCGTTCCAAAGTAGATGGTTACATAGAACAAGTTTATGTAGCAGAAGGAACAATCGTGAGTAAAGGACAACCTTTATTTAAAATAGATGCCAATAGCTTCCAGCAGGAAATGAATAATAAAAATGCAGCCGTGCTTGCCGCTGCAGCTAACCTGGAAACTGCCAGCATTCAAACACAAAGGACAACAATACTGGTAGAAAAGAAAATTGTAAACTCCTTTGAGCTTACTTCTGCTAAAAATGCAGAGCAGGTAAAAAAAGCAGAGTTTAACCAGGCAAAAGCAGATCTGTCGGCAGCGAAGTCCAAACTTGCTTATACCAATATTGTAAGTCCTATTAACGGGGTTGTAGGAAGCCTGCCTTATAAAATAGGCAGCCTGGTGAGCAGTACCTCCGAAACTGCCCTAACCACTATTGCCAATACCAAACAGATCTACGCCTACTTTTCTCTGAGTCAGCAGCAGTTAGGCGCATTCTTAAAACAGTACGATGGTCAGAAAGTCAATGAAAAGTTCAAGCATATGCCGCAGGTATCCCTATTGATGCAGGACGGTGAAATGTACGGCACAAAAGGTAAAATTGAAACACTGAGTGGTGTACTGAACGCTTCAACAGGTGCTGCAAATTTCAAAGCAGTATTTCCTAATCCAGAAGGTAAATTATGGAGTGGCGCAAGTGCGGCTATCAGGATCCCAACCCAGTTAAACAATGCGATTATGATACCTAAGTCTGCAACATTCGAATTGCAGGGTAAATACTTTGTCTTTAAAGTTGACCAGAAAAACATCGTTCACCATACAGCAATTGACATTATGGAAGCTGTTACAGATAAAAACTATGTGGTCACCAAAGGACTGACCGCAGGCGACCAGATCGTTACCGAAGGCCTTGGTAATTTAAAAGACGGTATGAAAATCAAAACCAATCCTTCAACCCCGAAATAA
- a CDS encoding efflux transporter outer membrane subunit translates to MKKIYHSFLIPLVIVSGLWSSCKVTRPYSKPAISTAPAYRDAGLSDTTSMAALKWSAIFTDTVLNHLILQGLQANFDLKIAIERINEAKANLRMSKAAFLPEVNTNVSVKQSKLAYPQSFGIFDNSTQYDFGITTAWEIDVWGKLSSEKRASLAELLASDAAKRAIQTQLIANIANYYYDLLTLDEQLAVTQKTALNRKADAEAIQLLFESSVLNGVAVVQSEANYYEADLAIPDIEQKIKETEHALSVLLARAPGKVERTSLHQQKLDYDLKPGIPAQLLANRPDVQQAEYVFRAAFERTNVAKTNFYPALTITAAGGFSSLTLKEWINSAGLFANIAGGLTQPLFNRGINKAKLKTAQSQQNQALYNFELSLLKASQEVSDALAVYQSATQKAGKRQKQLTALTKALSFNKELLNYSKNTNYTDVLTAEQHLLTAELKGINDQSQKLHAVVNLYRALGGGWN, encoded by the coding sequence ATGAAAAAAATATATCACTCTTTCCTGATTCCTTTAGTGATCGTTTCAGGCTTATGGAGTTCTTGTAAGGTAACCAGGCCTTATAGCAAACCCGCAATTTCTACTGCGCCGGCTTACCGCGATGCAGGTCTTTCAGATACGACAAGTATGGCAGCTTTAAAGTGGTCAGCCATATTCACTGATACCGTATTAAACCATTTAATTTTACAAGGTTTACAAGCGAATTTTGATTTGAAGATCGCGATTGAGCGGATCAATGAAGCAAAGGCAAATTTAAGAATGAGTAAAGCTGCTTTTTTGCCTGAGGTTAATACCAATGTTTCGGTAAAGCAATCCAAGCTTGCCTATCCGCAGAGCTTTGGAATTTTCGACAATTCTACGCAGTATGATTTCGGGATTACAACGGCCTGGGAAATTGATGTCTGGGGTAAATTAAGCAGTGAAAAACGGGCATCATTAGCGGAACTGCTAGCTTCTGATGCGGCGAAAAGAGCAATACAAACACAACTGATAGCCAACATTGCTAATTACTATTATGATTTGCTAACGCTGGACGAACAGCTGGCTGTGACACAAAAAACGGCCTTAAACAGAAAGGCTGATGCAGAAGCTATTCAACTTCTTTTTGAAAGCTCTGTATTAAACGGGGTCGCAGTTGTACAAAGTGAAGCTAATTATTATGAGGCAGATCTGGCTATTCCTGATATCGAGCAAAAAATCAAAGAAACAGAACATGCGTTAAGCGTATTACTTGCCAGAGCACCAGGGAAAGTTGAAAGAACATCATTACATCAGCAAAAACTGGATTATGATTTAAAGCCCGGTATTCCTGCTCAGTTGTTAGCCAACAGACCAGACGTGCAACAGGCAGAGTATGTTTTCAGAGCTGCATTTGAACGTACTAATGTCGCAAAGACCAATTTCTATCCTGCTTTAACCATTACCGCAGCAGGAGGTTTTTCCAGCCTTACCCTTAAGGAGTGGATTAATAGTGCAGGTTTATTTGCGAATATTGCTGGTGGCCTGACCCAACCACTTTTCAACAGAGGCATCAATAAGGCAAAGTTAAAGACTGCACAATCGCAGCAAAATCAAGCGCTGTATAATTTTGAATTATCTCTTTTAAAAGCAAGTCAGGAGGTATCCGATGCATTAGCTGTTTACCAGTCTGCCACACAAAAAGCTGGTAAGCGGCAAAAACAGTTAACCGCTTTAACGAAAGCATTATCCTTTAATAAGGAACTGCTGAATTACAGTAAAAACACAAATTATACAGATGTACTGACTGCTGAACAGCATCTGCTGACTGCAGAACTCAAAGGTATCAATGATCAGAGTCAGAAATTACATGCAGTGGTCAATTTATACCGCGCATTAGGTGGCGGGTGGAATTAG
- a CDS encoding helix-turn-helix transcriptional regulator: MMTNRFLMLLKTRGALTASAIAQELGMTKEGARLQLLKYTEEGLIEATNESGGVGRPKQFFSLTASGHDKFPDTHAELTVKLINTIRNTLGDHALQSVMDANEQTGRDKYMQELAAFDTLEERIAKLTEIRSREGYMAEYSKDEDGYLFVENHCPICAAATSCQGFCSGELNVFRFVLGEKVAINRLDHIVSGDRRCSYRIALQ; the protein is encoded by the coding sequence ATGATGACAAACAGATTCCTGATGCTGCTTAAAACCCGTGGTGCCCTAACTGCTTCCGCAATCGCGCAAGAACTTGGCATGACAAAGGAAGGCGCGAGGTTACAATTATTAAAATATACAGAGGAAGGATTAATCGAAGCTACAAACGAATCCGGTGGGGTAGGCAGACCTAAGCAATTTTTTAGTTTAACAGCCTCAGGGCATGATAAATTTCCCGATACGCATGCTGAACTTACTGTAAAGCTGATCAATACGATCAGAAATACTTTAGGAGATCATGCATTACAAAGTGTAATGGATGCTAACGAGCAGACAGGCAGAGATAAGTATATGCAGGAATTAGCTGCTTTTGATACGCTGGAAGAAAGGATTGCAAAGCTAACAGAAATCAGAAGCCGGGAGGGATATATGGCTGAATACAGTAAGGATGAGGATGGCTATTTATTCGTTGAAAATCATTGCCCTATCTGCGCTGCTGCAACTTCCTGCCAGGGATTTTGCTCCGGGGAACTGAATGTATTCAGGTTCGTATTGGGAGAAAAGGTAGCTATTAACCGGTTAGATCATATCGTTTCCGGAGATCGGAGATGTTCTTACCGGATTGCACTTCAATAG
- a CDS encoding M20/M25/M40 family metallo-hydrolase has protein sequence MKAIQNHSYLKHSTKALVISLLLTGNISYAQTKNQVIDNIVKEATENSQLENLAHELLDVVGPRLVGSPQMKQANDWAVTKYAGWGITAKNEKWGEWRGWERGISHIDMVYPRVKSLEGMQLAWSPDTKGKSVVAETVVLPSFADSVAFKNWLPAVKGKFVLFSMNQPTGRPDYNWAEFATPESFEKMKTSRAAQTTAWFANIKKTGLTLKTLPAAFEKAGALGVVTCNWSNGFGSNKIFGANTKTIPTVDISLEDFGLLYRLTESGNKPKISVHAASKEQGLVPVFNTIAEIKGTEKPDEYVILSAHFDSWDGGTGATDNGTGTITMMEAARILKKMYPNPKRTILIGHWGSEEQGLNGSRAFVEDHPEIVKNIQVVFNQDNGTGRVVNLAGQGFLNSYDYLGRWLSNVPESIKKHITTSFPGAPGGGGSDFASFVAAGAPAFSLSSNSWSYGTYTWHTNRDTYDKIVFDDVRNNATLTAILAYMASEDPEKTSRDRVVLPVNPKTGEPGAWPPVVKPTRKGGVN, from the coding sequence ATGAAAGCTATCCAAAACCACTCTTATTTAAAGCATAGCACAAAAGCTTTGGTTATTTCCCTGCTGCTCACTGGAAATATCAGCTATGCGCAAACAAAAAACCAGGTTATTGACAATATTGTAAAAGAAGCTACTGAAAATTCTCAGTTAGAGAACCTTGCACATGAATTACTGGACGTAGTCGGACCCCGTTTAGTAGGTTCACCGCAAATGAAACAAGCCAATGACTGGGCAGTAACAAAATATGCGGGCTGGGGAATTACAGCGAAAAATGAGAAATGGGGTGAATGGCGCGGTTGGGAAAGAGGAATCTCCCATATTGACATGGTTTATCCCCGCGTAAAATCTTTAGAAGGAATGCAGTTGGCCTGGAGTCCGGATACCAAAGGAAAATCTGTAGTTGCAGAGACAGTTGTTCTTCCATCTTTTGCTGATTCAGTTGCTTTTAAGAACTGGCTGCCAGCAGTTAAAGGAAAATTCGTCTTGTTTTCGATGAACCAGCCAACAGGAAGACCTGATTATAACTGGGCAGAATTTGCCACTCCTGAATCTTTTGAGAAAATGAAAACCAGCAGAGCTGCACAGACTACAGCGTGGTTTGCCAACATAAAAAAAACAGGTTTAACTTTAAAAACACTGCCTGCTGCATTTGAAAAAGCAGGTGCACTGGGTGTAGTGACTTGTAACTGGTCGAATGGCTTCGGCTCCAATAAGATATTCGGGGCAAATACAAAAACAATTCCCACAGTAGATATCTCTTTAGAAGATTTTGGACTATTATATAGATTAACCGAGTCTGGAAACAAGCCTAAAATCAGTGTTCATGCAGCATCTAAAGAACAAGGCCTGGTCCCGGTTTTCAATACAATTGCCGAAATTAAAGGCACAGAGAAACCTGATGAATATGTGATTTTATCTGCGCATTTTGATTCATGGGATGGTGGAACTGGTGCAACTGATAATGGTACAGGAACAATTACCATGATGGAGGCTGCAAGGATTCTTAAAAAGATGTACCCAAATCCTAAAAGGACCATTTTAATTGGACATTGGGGAAGCGAAGAGCAAGGCTTAAATGGCTCCAGAGCTTTTGTAGAAGATCATCCTGAAATTGTGAAAAATATACAAGTAGTATTTAACCAGGACAACGGTACCGGAAGGGTGGTTAATCTTGCAGGACAAGGTTTCCTGAATTCTTATGATTACCTGGGCCGCTGGTTATCAAACGTACCCGAAAGTATCAAAAAACATATTACAACCAGCTTCCCTGGTGCTCCGGGTGGTGGCGGTTCTGATTTTGCATCCTTCGTTGCTGCAGGTGCACCTGCATTCTCTTTAAGTTCTAACAGTTGGTCTTACGGAACTTACACCTGGCATACCAACAGAGATACTTATGATAAAATTGTATTTGATGATGTACGCAACAATGCTACACTGACCGCAATCCTTGCTTATATGGCTAGTGAAGATCCCGAAAAGACATCCAGAGACAGAGTTGTATTACCTGTTAATCCTAAAACCGGTGAACCGGGCGCCTGGCCTCCGGTTGTGAAACCTACCCGTAAAGGTGGAGTGAACTAA
- a CDS encoding Dabb family protein has translation MNKSNRRKFIGTAAVLVAGTAVAAAMPVLAENHKEMKNKEEFPVVHHVFFWLKNPASKADRDQLVAGVKTLSAIETVNHLKVGIVASTEKRDVVDNSWAVSELIFFKDLAGQAVYQTHPIHLEFIKNCSHLWEKVIVYDAIDA, from the coding sequence ATGAACAAATCAAACAGAAGAAAATTTATCGGGACAGCTGCTGTTCTTGTTGCGGGAACCGCAGTTGCAGCAGCCATGCCTGTGTTAGCCGAAAATCATAAAGAAATGAAAAACAAAGAAGAATTTCCAGTAGTGCATCATGTTTTTTTCTGGTTGAAAAACCCAGCTTCAAAAGCAGATCGGGATCAGCTGGTTGCCGGCGTAAAAACGCTTTCAGCTATAGAAACAGTAAATCATCTTAAAGTAGGTATCGTAGCCAGTACAGAAAAACGTGATGTAGTAGATAACAGCTGGGCTGTATCTGAACTGATTTTCTTTAAAGACCTGGCCGGACAGGCTGTTTATCAGACCCACCCGATACACCTGGAATTCATTAAAAATTGCAGTCACTTATGGGAAAAGGTTATTGTTTATGACGCTATAGATGCCTGA
- a CDS encoding DUF2480 family protein: protein MEEIINKVELSGIVTLDLINYKPLKQEYIVFDLVPYLFQKYLLKEKVFRVDMIQINWSQFTGKEVILFCSNDAIVPYWAYVYITSLLKPFTNKVYFANQQDHAELIWMERVKNIDYSTFHEQKVVLKASTIVPPEIYVCATGYLMEHVQSLMWGEAGSPVMIYKKKKNL, encoded by the coding sequence ATGGAAGAAATTATTAATAAAGTAGAATTGAGTGGTATTGTTACGCTTGATCTGATTAATTACAAACCCCTCAAACAAGAATACATAGTTTTTGATCTTGTCCCTTATTTATTCCAGAAATACCTGTTAAAGGAGAAAGTATTCAGAGTAGACATGATCCAGATCAACTGGAGTCAGTTTACGGGAAAAGAAGTGATCCTTTTCTGTTCAAATGATGCGATTGTCCCTTACTGGGCTTATGTATATATCACTTCATTGCTTAAGCCTTTTACTAACAAGGTTTACTTTGCCAATCAGCAGGATCATGCAGAGCTGATCTGGATGGAAAGAGTAAAAAACATAGACTATAGCACATTCCACGAGCAAAAAGTGGTGCTCAAAGCGAGTACTATAGTCCCCCCTGAAATCTACGTCTGTGCTACAGGCTACCTGATGGAACACGTACAAAGCCTGATGTGGGGAGAAGCCGGCTCTCCTGTCATGATTTATAAAAAGAAAAAAAACTTATAA
- the msrB gene encoding peptide-methionine (R)-S-oxide reductase MsrB, protein MNTNSINNPYYSRTNDTKLEVSNIEWKKILPADLYHVAREQGTERAFAGKYWDSEETGTYYCAVCGNVLFKSDAKFASSCGWPSFFETIKPSSVIYKEDISYGMRRVEVTCGRCDSHLGHIFNDGPAPTHQRFCMNSVSLEFEPDQQ, encoded by the coding sequence ATGAACACGAATTCAATAAACAACCCATACTATTCCAGAACGAACGACACCAAATTAGAGGTTTCCAATATAGAATGGAAAAAGATACTGCCAGCTGATTTATACCATGTTGCAAGAGAACAGGGTACTGAACGTGCATTTGCAGGAAAGTATTGGGATAGCGAAGAAACAGGTACTTATTACTGTGCTGTTTGCGGAAATGTATTGTTCAAATCTGATGCTAAATTTGCCAGCAGTTGTGGATGGCCGAGTTTCTTTGAAACCATTAAACCAAGCAGTGTAATTTATAAAGAAGATATCAGCTATGGCATGCGCAGAGTTGAAGTAACCTGTGGCCGTTGCGATTCTCACCTGGGGCATATTTTCAATGACGGCCCTGCGCCAACGCATCAGAGATTTTGTATGAATTCTGTTTCACTTGAATTTGAGCCTGATCAGCAATAA
- a CDS encoding endonuclease/exonuclease/phosphatase family protein: MIRKTSITALFLLFLSPQLFAQRLIIGTYNLRNDNKDDIGNLWVQRAPIVANLLRFHQYDIFGIQEGFKNQLDDINNALPEYAHYGRGRDDGKDGGEHSSIFYKKDKFKLLKKGDFWLSETPDQPGLGWDATCCNRICTWVELQDIKTGSKFYYFNAHFDHQGKIARVESSKLIVRKMKEIAGNEPAVFTGDLNGGQDSEWYLTLAKSGYLKDTYGQVKYPYVNNPSFNEFGKHLDGFEIIDHVFVTKEFKADRWGILTDSYQGKYPSDHFPILVEVNLHDK, encoded by the coding sequence ATGATTAGAAAAACAAGTATCACAGCCCTTTTCCTTTTATTTTTAAGCCCACAACTTTTTGCACAGCGACTCATTATCGGAACTTATAATCTGCGTAATGATAACAAAGACGACATAGGAAATCTATGGGTACAAAGAGCCCCGATTGTTGCTAACCTGTTACGCTTTCATCAATATGACATTTTTGGGATCCAGGAAGGATTTAAAAACCAGCTGGATGACATTAACAATGCTTTACCGGAATATGCACATTATGGCCGTGGACGTGATGATGGAAAAGACGGCGGGGAGCACTCTTCAATTTTTTACAAAAAAGATAAGTTCAAGCTTTTAAAAAAGGGAGACTTCTGGCTGTCAGAAACTCCTGATCAACCGGGTTTAGGCTGGGATGCCACTTGTTGTAACCGGATTTGCACATGGGTTGAATTACAGGATATAAAAACCGGCAGCAAGTTCTATTATTTCAATGCACATTTTGACCACCAGGGAAAGATTGCAAGAGTAGAAAGCAGTAAACTGATCGTCCGTAAAATGAAAGAAATTGCAGGAAATGAGCCAGCTGTATTTACAGGCGATTTAAATGGCGGACAAGACAGCGAATGGTATTTAACCTTAGCTAAATCCGGTTACCTGAAAGATACCTATGGCCAGGTTAAATATCCTTATGTAAACAATCCTTCTTTCAACGAATTCGGCAAACACCTGGATGGATTTGAAATTATAGACCATGTATTTGTAACGAAAGAATTTAAGGCAGACAGATGGGGTATTTTAACTGATTCTTATCAAGGTAAGTATCCTTCAGACCATTTTCCTATCTTAGTAGAAGTAAACTTACATGATAAGTAA
- a CDS encoding efflux RND transporter permease subunit → MLKKFIENPVLSTVISIIIVILGILGLISLPISQYPDIAPPTVSVTAAYQGANANVVMKSVIVPLEEQINGVEHMTYMTSTASNNGSATITIFFKQGTDPDQAAINVQNRVTKATSLLPEEVIKAGITTSKELSSQAYSFLLFSSNPAYDQKFLDNYLRINIMPQMKRVNGVGSTQIYGMQEYAMRIWLKPDAMANQGLVPDDIVAALKEQNIEAAPGKLGENSNQSVQYTLKYTGRLQEVKQFEDIILRSAKQGGLLRLKDVADIEFGAQDYTTSLMTQGKVSSGGAISQTSGANARELIIACENILKEASKDFPPGITYHTFLNANDFLDASIEKVISTLAEAFILVFIVVFIFLQDLRSTLIPAIAVPVAIIGTFFFLKLFGFTINLLTLFALVLAIGIVVDDAIVVVEAVHAKLDQGAKSAKKATMHAMSEISGAIISITLIMSAVFLPVTFITGSAGVFYKQFGLTLAVAILISAVNALTLSPALCAIFLKPHGPEAHTRPTGFLPKFYAGFNTAFEAVTNKYIGGVRFLIRRKWISIAGIAVFSGIFYFLIKTTPTGFVPNEDSGAIFGDIILPPASTLKRTEEITNLVDSIARSIPEVELSSRLAGMDLINGFGGSYGALFIRLKPWKERKGKNQDVTSIVNQLFAKTGHIKGATVIFFASPTLQGFGNNNGFEVQLQDKTGGSYANFSENIGKFMTALNQRPEIMYAATPFNIGFPELEVNVNVAKCKDAGVNVKTVLNTLQGYYGGLYASDFNKFGKQYRVMMQSHPDSRGKEADINKVFVRTDKGLMAPITEFVTLKKTYGPEFINRFNLFTSTTVTGTPKKGYSSGDAIRAINEVAAQTLGRGYSHEFSGLTKEELSSGSQTTLIFALCLIFIYFLLSAQYKSYILPMAVLLSLPIGLAGAFIFAKLFGIDNNIFLQISLIMLIGLLAKNAILIVEFALMHRLSGRSITQSAIYGAKARLRPILMTSFAFIFGLIPLMLATGAGALSNQSIGTAAVGGMLIGTLFGVFVIPVLFILFQGLHEKISGVHLPEHAPSPLPEII, encoded by the coding sequence ATGTTAAAGAAATTTATTGAAAACCCGGTATTGTCTACGGTCATATCGATCATTATAGTCATCCTGGGAATATTAGGATTAATTTCCTTACCCATCTCCCAATATCCTGATATTGCCCCACCCACGGTTTCTGTAACGGCCGCATACCAGGGCGCCAATGCCAATGTAGTGATGAAAAGCGTCATTGTTCCCCTGGAGGAGCAGATTAACGGCGTAGAGCACATGACTTACATGACCTCTACGGCGAGTAATAACGGAAGTGCGACGATTACAATCTTTTTTAAACAGGGAACAGATCCTGATCAGGCAGCGATCAACGTACAAAACAGGGTAACTAAAGCAACCAGCTTACTACCTGAAGAGGTAATTAAAGCTGGGATCACAACGAGTAAAGAGCTGAGTAGTCAAGCCTATAGTTTTTTATTATTCAGCAGCAACCCGGCCTACGACCAGAAATTCCTTGACAATTATCTGAGGATAAACATTATGCCTCAAATGAAAAGGGTAAATGGTGTGGGAAGTACACAAATTTACGGCATGCAGGAATATGCTATGAGAATCTGGTTAAAACCGGATGCGATGGCTAATCAGGGCTTAGTCCCGGATGATATTGTAGCTGCGCTGAAGGAACAGAACATTGAAGCTGCACCTGGTAAATTGGGAGAAAACAGCAATCAGTCTGTCCAGTATACCTTGAAATATACCGGCCGTTTACAAGAAGTTAAACAGTTTGAAGACATCATTCTTCGGAGTGCTAAACAAGGTGGTTTATTACGTCTTAAAGATGTAGCAGACATAGAATTCGGTGCACAGGATTATACGACTTCTTTGATGACGCAAGGAAAAGTTTCTTCTGGTGGTGCAATTAGTCAGACTTCTGGTGCAAATGCAAGAGAATTGATTATTGCCTGTGAAAATATCTTAAAGGAGGCTTCGAAAGACTTCCCTCCAGGTATAACTTACCACACCTTTTTAAATGCCAACGATTTCCTTGACGCTTCGATTGAGAAAGTAATTTCCACCCTTGCAGAAGCATTTATCCTGGTTTTTATTGTTGTATTTATCTTCCTTCAGGATTTAAGATCGACTTTAATTCCTGCTATTGCAGTACCGGTAGCCATTATCGGAACGTTCTTTTTCCTGAAGCTTTTTGGTTTCACGATCAACTTACTTACTTTATTCGCTTTAGTACTGGCGATTGGAATTGTGGTCGATGATGCAATTGTAGTTGTCGAAGCAGTTCATGCTAAACTGGATCAGGGCGCAAAATCTGCTAAAAAAGCCACCATGCATGCGATGAGTGAAATCAGTGGGGCGATCATTTCGATCACCCTGATTATGTCGGCGGTATTCCTGCCTGTAACTTTTATTACAGGTTCCGCAGGAGTATTTTACAAGCAATTCGGACTAACACTTGCAGTGGCTATCCTGATTTCAGCAGTCAATGCTTTAACGCTAAGTCCTGCTTTATGCGCTATATTTTTGAAACCACACGGGCCAGAAGCGCATACGCGCCCAACTGGATTCTTACCTAAATTCTATGCTGGCTTTAATACTGCATTCGAAGCGGTGACCAATAAATATATTGGAGGAGTCCGGTTTTTGATCCGCAGAAAATGGATTTCTATAGCCGGGATCGCTGTATTTTCAGGTATATTTTATTTCCTGATCAAGACCACCCCTACTGGATTTGTTCCTAATGAAGACAGTGGAGCTATTTTCGGAGATATCATTCTTCCCCCTGCCTCGACATTAAAACGTACAGAAGAAATCACCAATCTGGTGGATAGTATAGCCAGGTCTATACCTGAAGTAGAACTTTCTTCGAGGTTAGCAGGAATGGATTTAATTAATGGATTTGGTGGTTCTTATGGCGCATTGTTTATCCGCCTGAAACCATGGAAAGAAAGAAAAGGTAAAAATCAGGATGTGACCAGTATCGTCAATCAGTTGTTTGCCAAAACAGGCCATATTAAAGGTGCTACGGTTATTTTCTTTGCTTCACCGACCTTGCAGGGCTTTGGAAATAACAATGGTTTTGAAGTTCAGCTTCAGGACAAAACAGGTGGCAGTTATGCAAATTTCTCGGAAAACATAGGGAAGTTCATGACTGCATTGAATCAGCGTCCGGAAATCATGTATGCAGCAACACCATTTAATATCGGCTTCCCTGAATTGGAAGTGAATGTAAATGTCGCTAAATGTAAAGATGCCGGCGTCAATGTAAAGACTGTATTGAATACACTTCAAGGATATTATGGTGGATTATACGCTTCAGATTTCAACAAATTTGGTAAACAATACCGGGTGATGATGCAGTCTCACCCCGATTCCAGAGGTAAGGAAGCAGATATTAATAAAGTGTTTGTAAGAACAGATAAAGGATTAATGGCGCCAATTACAGAGTTCGTAACTCTTAAAAAGACTTATGGCCCTGAGTTTATCAATCGTTTTAACTTGTTTACCTCCACTACAGTAACCGGAACGCCTAAAAAAGGTTACAGTTCCGGAGATGCGATCAGGGCAATCAATGAAGTTGCTGCGCAGACTTTAGGTCGTGGTTATTCTCATGAATTCTCCGGACTGACTAAAGAAGAACTTTCCAGTGGCAGCCAGACGACCTTAATATTTGCATTGTGTCTGATCTTTATCTATTTTCTGTTAAGTGCACAATATAAGAGCTATATCCTGCCAATGGCGGTATTATTGTCTTTACCGATAGGATTAGCAGGTGCATTTATCTTTGCTAAGCTATTCGGTATAGATAACAATATCTTCCTGCAGATCAGTTTAATTATGCTGATTGGACTACTGGCAAAAAATGCCATTTTGATCGTTGAATTTGCTTTAATGCACAGATTAAGCGGCAGAAGCATTACCCAATCCGCTATTTATGGTGCAAAGGCCAGGTTAAGACCGATCCTGATGACCTCTTTTGCCTTCATTTTCGGACTGATTCCATTAATGCTGGCTACGGGCGCTGGTGCATTAAGTAATCAATCAATCGGAACAGCCGCTGTTGGTGGAATGCTGATCGGTACCCTGTTTGGTGTATTTGTAATTCCTGTATTATTTATTCTTTTCCAGGGTTTACATGAAAAAATATCAGGCGTACACCTGCCTGAACATGCCCCTTCACCGCTTCCGGAAATTATTTAA